The genomic segment GATGCCGTTGCCCGGGCCCTGCTCCTCTACCTCGACGCCGTTGTCCTCGCCGTAGGGTCTCAGGTTCTTGTCCTCAGGCCTCGCCCTCAGAACGAAAGCGGCCATCAGCACCGTCGTCATCAGCGCGCCTAACGCAAAGAGGGCGTTCCTCACCCCGAAGCCGTTTATGAGCCAGGCGGTGAGCGGGTTCGTTATCAGCCCGCTGAGCGGCACTCCTGTTGTTATAATCCCGATCGCGAGCGCTCTCCTCCTTACGAACCACCTGCTTACGAGAGCGACGCACGTGATGTACAGCACCGCGTCCCCGAGCCCGACGAAGAACCCGTATGATATGTAGAGCTGCCACGTCGTATCCGCCAGACCCGACATGATCATCCCTAAAGCCGCGATGAGCCCGCCGCCGAATATGACGGCTCTCGGGTCGAACCTGTCTATAAGCCTGCCCGCGAGTATGAAGGCGGGGGCCTGGACGAGGGACCTGAAGGAGAAGAGCGACGAGCCCGCTGCGCGCGTGAGCCCGAAGTCTTCGTTCAGGTAGGGGAGAAACACCCCGAACGAGTAGAGGAGTAGGCCGTCCAGTATTATTATCAGCAGGGAAGCCGCAACGATGTACCAGCCGTAAAATATCTTTTTCCCGAACATGCCTCTCTCTTCGATAACTGTTGATAGCAAAGGTTATGATTTCGCGCCGGCGTTACCGGAGAATCCGGGCCGCGGTATAACGCGTCGCTCGTTAAGGGGGGTAATCATACCTGAAAAAAAACGGTTTTTTCCATGCCTGGCCGTGCGTAAGGATGAAGGGCGGAGAGCCTGCGCGTCACCCCTGCACTTTGCCTATCTTCCTGTCGATGGCGTTCGCCTGGCTTTCATACTTGCCCGATTTCAGGGTGTCGCCGGCTTTCTTGAGCAGCGGGAGGTCTTCCTTCGTCCATTCCCCGGATTCGGCTATCCCGGATATCCGCAGAACGAAATCGTCCCTCATCTTCTGCCTCCCGGACGTGAACTCCCAGTTATCGAGATAAATGTCCAGCACGGCAGTGCCTTCCTTCCGGCCGATAGAGCCGGGCACTTTTGCGGCGCCCGCGCCTACCCACGTGATGAGCGTCTCTGATTCCGCGTTCCCGCCGCTTGCGTAGTGCGCCAGCAGCCTGAGCTCGTCCGCTTCCTCCGGGTAGTCGTACGTAGCGGCCAGAATTTTCAATACGGCGGTTTTGCCGAGAGGGCTCATCTCCCGGAGCGCATTCCTTCCGGCGCTGCGGATTACTTTCCATTTGCTGCGGAGAGTATCCGCGGCAACGGCCGCTTCGCCTGACGCTGCGTGCCCCATATTGCCGAGCGCTTCGAGCGCGGCGAGGACGCTTTTAGTGTTCTCGGGTTTATCGTCGCTCCTCGCTTTCAGGAATTCACCGAGCCTGGGGGCCTGGTCGGTGGCGGATGGTCCCATACTGCCGAGCGCGGTCGCGGTCAGCATCCTAACGGATTCATCCTTGTCGTTTAGCAGTGCGGCGACGTCGGAGTTGTATTTCCTCGCGGGCTCGCCGAAGCTGAGCAGCGCGTCGACGGCGTTGATCCTCACTACTTTCGACTCGTCTTTCAGCATCTTTATAACCTGAGGTATCTCCTGTTCGGCCGGGGTCCCGATCTGCCCCAGGGCCCAGGCGGCTTCGGCGCGGACTATCTCGTCCGGGTCCTTCAGGAGGGGAGCGATCTTCGGGACCTCGGAGCCTGCTCCGGGGCCGATCTTGCCCAAGGCTTCGAGTGCCGATGATTTTATTGCAGGGCTCGGGTCCTTGAGGAGCTCTGCTATTGCGGGAGCCATGGCCCGCCCCTTTTCTCCGAGCTCACCGAAGATAAATATCCCGGTGCCGCGGTACTTTATCTCTCTTTTTTTCAGCATCCCGACTATCTTCTCGGTCTGCGGCCCGGTAAATTCTTTTGTCGATGCGAGCGCAGTCGCTGCGTTAGCCCTTATAATCTTGTCATGGCTGTTTAGAAATCCGATGTATGCGTCAGTAAATTCGGTCCTGTTTTCGCCCATTTTCCTCGAGACCATGAACGCTTTATACCTGACCGGCTCCTCTCCGTCATTCATATGCTTCAAAATCTCGGCGGCGTATTCTCTCCCCGGCTCCCCCATTTCGCCTAATGTGTTCATTGCCGCAATGCGTACGGCAGGGTTTGGGTCGTTGAGGAGCCCGGCTACCTCAGGCGCCTCGTCCACTGCGCTGGTCCCCATTTCACCGAGCGCCAGGAGAGCCCCCAGCCTGGCATCGGGGTCCAGGTCCTTAAGC from the Thermodesulfobacteriota bacterium genome contains:
- a CDS encoding MFS transporter, which translates into the protein MFGKKIFYGWYIVAASLLIIILDGLLLYSFGVFLPYLNEDFGLTRAAGSSLFSFRSLVQAPAFILAGRLIDRFDPRAVIFGGGLIAALGMIMSGLADTTWQLYISYGFFVGLGDAVLYITCVALVSRWFVRRRALAIGIITTGVPLSGLITNPLTAWLINGFGVRNALFALGALMTTVLMAAFVLRARPEDKNLRPYGEDNGVEVEEQGPGNGIPGNKNDWTALEAISTPNYWLMYSMYFLGFTTFLIIVTQFYNFEIDLKVAALAAAGPPAAIGLGSIIGRTLLSSILAEMLEYRKVLLICFFAQGSSIILLLVFDHIWAFYIFGFLFGFFYSAWVPVFPTLLGKFFGLRALGTIYGIFGTSYSIAAIGGPLLAGYVHDVTGTYVYPFVVTIICCYLAAAGAFFVNAPVRKTA
- a CDS encoding HEAT repeat domain-containing protein, with the protein product MSSSHSIRHAGMRIAGIPGSMNPRLGLALLIVISIAAPCFLKPSVSGSATGEITGIPDKTPVIFEEWQLKGLASALKDPDPGVREGAIDELSRSKKRSDIPGLPELLKDENPQIRRAALKAAGGMGESSRDLVPIIMESLDSKDSGIRYNAARALGLIGGLNPEQAQAVIQLLGDKDKKVNMAAVEALSSSPEATARQLPAILKFLNDKNPSARSSALKVLGMLGPAAAGQSARVAKFLKDEDTKVVISAVTALGEFGEASKGYADDITELLKSRSEYVRTSALKALAGIGDIPPESRRAVLELLKDKNRKIQDQAAETIGIVAKGKNDTVDAVVYMLKDLDPDARLGALLALGEMGTSAVDEAPEVAGLLNDPNPAVRIAAMNTLGEMGEPGREYAAEILKHMNDGEEPVRYKAFMVSRKMGENRTEFTDAYIGFLNSHDKIIRANAATALASTKEFTGPQTEKIVGMLKKREIKYRGTGIFIFGELGEKGRAMAPAIAELLKDPSPAIKSSALEALGKIGPGAGSEVPKIAPLLKDPDEIVRAEAAWALGQIGTPAEQEIPQVIKMLKDESKVVRINAVDALLSFGEPARKYNSDVAALLNDKDESVRMLTATALGSMGPSATDQAPRLGEFLKARSDDKPENTKSVLAALEALGNMGHAASGEAAVAADTLRSKWKVIRSAGRNALREMSPLGKTAVLKILAATYDYPEEADELRLLAHYASGGNAESETLITWVGAGAAKVPGSIGRKEGTAVLDIYLDNWEFTSGRQKMRDDFVLRISGIAESGEWTKEDLPLLKKAGDTLKSGKYESQANAIDRKIGKVQG